Below is a window of Syngnathus acus chromosome 8, fSynAcu1.2, whole genome shotgun sequence DNA.
TTCAGAGTTACATGAACCTGCCACCCGATAAACTGGAGCTGTTGAGGCAGTAtgacaatgaaaagaaatgggaGCTTGTGTGTGACCAGGTACAAactgtgatttttgttttattttacattttgtcattttgaattaaattgtattttatgtcaattgtatttctatttttttaatattaattttgTAATTTAGATCTTagctttttcaaatttaatcaTAAcgtttaaatgtatttatgtatttttatttccaagaAGTTaatgtgacaaaatgaaacatcCTTAAGTTAACGCCCTCCTCACACAACATGCTGGTGTGGTTAAAGCCTCAAAGGGGTTGGCATGGCAACAGTGTCGGACGACGGTGCGCACACAGACTGTTATGTGTAAGCTTGTGCGCACCTACCTGAATGTTAGTGTCACATCACTTTCTCTGCTCTCTCAGGAGCGCTTCCGGGTGAAAAGCCCTCCATCCACGTTTCCGGCCAGGATCAAGAGCTTCTACCCGGACCAAGTGGTGGTGGGTCGCCGGGTCAGTTCAATTGATCATTCTGCATCTCAGTTGTAGTAAACAGTCAGATCAAACTGATTCATTGGTTGATATtagcttttttaaaataacagaaattggcacttttttttttcaagttttttcaagttttttcGGTTGGGTGCTACGATACAATATTATACAATATACAATACATGGTGATGTTGTCAATGATGCCAATGACTTACATGTTCTGCTGGTGGCTAttcatcagaaaaaaagaatccaagAAGCCACCAAGGTCCTCAAAGATTTGGAAATATCCCTGCGCACAAACCACATTGGGTGAGCAATATCAATTCtcacaaaaaaagtgctgtTTGGACTGTAAAACTTGTGCCTGCCTCTTagattattttcatgtttgatTAAACTAAACAAGATAACCTTGTGTCTTGTAGTTGGGCTCAAGAGTTCCTCAATGAGCAGAATAAAGGTCTGGACGTGTTGGTGgagtatttgtctctggcccAGAGTGACGCCCCGTGAGTAGCGCAGCAGTCGTAGCTTGATAAGCTTCCCAATCTTCCCCCGCCGTCCACCGAGTCACTTTTAATACTCCGTTTCTCCTGCAGCATTGACGTGGAGATCAGCGAGAACGGCAGCAACCTAAGCGACGGATCCAAGCCACTTAATGGGAGATCCATTGAGGACATGACCAAGACCGGCGCTGGTGCCGGCTTGCACTCGCACGGGATGACCCGGGCGGCACGAGCGCTCACAGTGAGGTGAGATTGTCTCGACAAAGTCTTCTGCATTGGCAGTCCACCGCGAATTGACGCTCATGTTGCCATTGTGAACAGAATCAGCTCCACTCTGGGCAACAAAATGCATAAGAAGTGTCCTTCGCCAGGTAACAGAGATGACGTGCACGTGTGTATCATGTGCCTGAGGGCCATCATGAACTATCAGGTACCATGATAAACCAAAGAGGAAACAAATAAGACTTGCCGCCATTGCAGTCATCTTTTTCCTTCCTGTTTTAGTCGGGTTTCCACTTGGTGATGAGGCACCCGCGTTGCGTCAATGAGATCACGCTCAGTCTGAACAGCAGAAAtcacaggtgtgtgtgtgttcataagTTGTGTGTTTTACCCGTgacattatcatcatcacacGGGTCTTCTGTGACAGGACCAAGGCCTTGGTACTGGAGCTGCTGGCTGCCGTCTGTCTGGTCAGAGGAGGACATGACATCATCCTGTCGGCCTTTGACAACTTTAGAGAGGTtccacactaataataatattattgatAAGGATTATTAGTAGACATTAGACAACGTCATCCACCCATGTACAATTCGCTACACTTCAATCATACTCACGTCTCTTgtgcgccctcttgtggacaTAAAGTATAACGTACATTAAATATTGTTGATCAtctatttgtttgtcttcctCAGGTGAGAAAAGAGAGGTACCGCTTTGAGAAGCTAATGGAGTATTTTATCAACGAGGACTGCAACATTGACTTCATGGTGGGTCCTACATATTTTTCCATCCCGTGCAGAATTGAATCATTTGGCAACGGTTGTTACAAATGGAATTAATTTGCAGGTGGCCTGCATGCAGTTCATCAACATTGTGGTTCATTCCGTGGAGAACATGAACTTCCGCGTGCACTTGCAGTACGAATTCACCAACTTGGGATTGGACAAGTATTTGGAAGTGAGATGATTgcggcggtgtacctaatgaagtgtcctgTGAAGAGAGTTCATACCGTATTGTTTGTGCATTTCAGAGTCTGCGGGACACGGAGAGCGAGAAGCTTCAAGTGCAAATCCAGGCCTACCTGGATAACGTGCTGGATGTCGGCGCTCTGTTGGAGGACGCCGAGAGCCGAGGAGGTGTTCTGGAGCACATGGACGAACTGCAGCACCAAAACGTTGAGGTGGACCACAAAGATCGCATGAGTACAGCGCAGTTCGTGGACGTGTACTCAGATGTTCCTTATACTGTGCTTTCCAGCTCAACTCTCAGCTCCAAGAGATCGAGTCTCAGACCGCGGAGAAGATTTCCGAGCTGGAGACTCAACTCATGCAGACCACCAAAGAGACAGAGTTGCTCAAGGTATGATGTTTTACTGAACTGCAGAAGGTATCAGGCGTTTGTGTGATGATACCGCAGCCGTTGACATGTGCGACCATGCTGATGAGTCCTCTTTTCCATCCCAGGAAAGCCTGAGAGAGTCGTGTTCTCAGGTGAGCACCTTGCAGCAGAGGGAACGAGAGAAGGAGCTGGACAGGGAGCGGGAGAAGGAGAGGGAGCGTATGAGCGTGGTGGCTACATCTGAGCTGGACCTGAAGATCCAGGAACTGCAAGAGAAGGGTTTGATCTGCTTGACCAGGAGCGCCTCGGGATGTTTGGACATCAAGGTTATGCCCGTCACGGAGACCGAGTGCGACTCGGCACCAAAAAGCAAGGTCGACGTGGCTTGCTCCGCCTCATTTATAATCGATTCCTCGGCACCTCCTTCTCCACCAAAACCACCTTCTCCTGGAGGAGAGCCACCTGCCACCAAAGGTGGGGAGCTACCAacgcctcctccgcctcctccactTGCCAGTGGAgggccaccaccaccaccaccaccaccaccacctcctcctcccccgccACCACCGCCAATTACTGCGGGAGGTGggccaccacctccaccaccacctccgCCAGCAGCTGGCGGAGGTGGGCCGCCACCTCCGCCCCCACCGCCCCCACCACCTCCTTCATTTGCTGCCGGAGGTCGgccaccacctccaccgcCTCCTCCACCTGGCGCCGGAGAAGGGCACCCCCCTCCGCCGCCTCCATCTGGTGTTTCTCCTCCAGGAGCACCCGGTATTGTGAAACCTGTGGTGAAAGGATCAAGATCCAAAACCACGGTAACACGGTCTTCATTGTGTCTCCTCAGGGTTGAAGAGCAAGAAGCCCATCCAGACTAAGTTTAGGATGCCGTTGTTGAACTGGCAGCCTCTAAAACCGAATCAGGTCACAGGAACTGTGTTTCATGAGCTGAATGATGAGAAAGTCTTGGAGGTAAGAAGGACAGAGAACAGTGTGGAGACAAAAGCACAAGTTTCATCGTCCTTCTACGTCTCTCCAGGAGCTGAACATGGAAATGTTTGAAGAACAGTTCAAGACCAAGGCGCAGGGTAACCCGACAGACCTGACTAAGGGGAAAAAGAAGCTAATGCAGAAGACTGTCAACAAGACATCTTTGATTGACGCCAACAAGGCCAAGAATTTGGCCATCACGCTGCGCAAAGCGGGGATGAGTCCTATGGAGATCTGCACCGCTATCGAGACGTACGGACCGCCTAACTGACCGTCATAATTTTTGTGGAATTAATAAAAACTTGTTCCCTTCATAGGTTCGATCAGCAATCCTTGTCCATTGACTTTCTGGAACTACTGGAGCACTTCATACCCTCGGACTTTGAGATAAAACTGCTGAACAACTACGAGAATGATGGACGGCCCCTTGAGGAACTGACGGATGAAGACCGCTTCATTTTGAACTTTGGGAAGATCCCTCGCCTGAGCCAACGGATTAACACGCTCACCTTCATGGGAAACTTCCCCGAGAGCATCAAGAGGCTGCTGCCGGTGAGTTCAGCCCACCCTCAAAAGTGTCGGACCAACGATTTGACTATTTGTTCTCACCACAGCAAATCAACTCCGTCATCGCAGCGTCCATGTCCATCAAGTCTTCAGCCAAACTAAAGAAGATCTTAGAGGTCGGTCCAACTTGGTCATGAAGCTACAGACAGAtcctaacttttttttttttttagatcgtTTTAGCATTTGGCAACTACATGAACAGCAGCAAGCGAGGAGCAGCTTATGGCTTTCGACTTCAGAGTCTGGACCTTGTAAGTAGCTTTCATCGAAATGGAGACCAGTAGGAGAAGGTTTTCAAGGAACCCCTTGTTTGTTTCAGTTGCTGGAAACAAAGTCCACAGACCGCACACAGACGCTGCTCCACTTCATTGCCAACATTGTCAATGAGAAGTATCCAGAATTGGCTAACTTCCACACAGAGCTCCACTTTGTGGACAAGGCAGCCCTCGGTATTGTCCACGCTTCTGTCTTTGATGTAAGATGGACCCAAAATTAAACGCTCCTCTCTTTTGCCCAGTGTCCTTGGACAGCATCCTCCAGGACATCCGCTCCCTGGAGCGAGGGATGGAAATGACCAAGAGGGAGTTCCTGGCCAAGGATGACAGCCCGGTCTTGAAGGAGTTCGTCAAGAGCAATCGTGAGCA
It encodes the following:
- the fmnl1a gene encoding formin-like protein 1, with amino-acid sequence MGNAGGSEQDQPTDSQSRSPVCIMSEPGAPTLPKKQPATPKLPMPAEKELEERFNVVLSYMNLPPDKLELLRQYDNEKKWELVCDQERFRVKSPPSTFPARIKSFYPDQVVVGRRKKRIQEATKVLKDLEISLRTNHIGWAQEFLNEQNKGLDVLVEYLSLAQSDAPIDVEISENGSNLSDGSKPLNGRSIEDMTKTGAGAGLHSHGMTRAARALTVRISSTLGNKMHKKCPSPGNRDDVHVCIMCLRAIMNYQSGFHLVMRHPRCVNEITLSLNSRNHRTKALVLELLAAVCLVRGGHDIILSAFDNFREVRKERYRFEKLMEYFINEDCNIDFMVACMQFINIVVHSVENMNFRVHLQYEFTNLGLDKYLESLRDTESEKLQVQIQAYLDNVLDVGALLEDAESRGGVLEHMDELQHQNVELNSQLQEIESQTAEKISELETQLMQTTKETELLKESLRESCSQVSTLQQREREKELDREREKERERMSVVATSELDLKIQELQEKGLICLTRSASGCLDIKVMPVTETECDSAPKSKVDVACSASFIIDSSAPPSPPKPPSPGGEPPATKGGELPTPPPPPPLASGGPPPPPPPPPPPPPPPPPPITAGGGPPPPPPPPPAAGGGGPPPPPPPPPPPPSFAAGGRPPPPPPPPPGAGEGHPPPPPPSGVSPPGAPGLKSKKPIQTKFRMPLLNWQPLKPNQVTGTVFHELNDEKVLEELNMEMFEEQFKTKAQGNPTDLTKGKKKLMQKTVNKTSLIDANKAKNLAITLRKAGMSPMEICTAIETFDQQSLSIDFLELLEHFIPSDFEIKLLNNYENDGRPLEELTDEDRFILNFGKIPRLSQRINTLTFMGNFPESIKRLLPQINSVIAASMSIKSSAKLKKILEIVLAFGNYMNSSKRGAAYGFRLQSLDLLLETKSTDRTQTLLHFIANIVNEKYPELANFHTELHFVDKAALVSLDSILQDIRSLERGMEMTKREFLAKDDSPVLKEFVKSNREQLESLMKDSKTAQEAYCSAVEYFGENPKTTQPAMFFPLFARFIKGYKKADQDNQLKKKMELEMSQEKNRVPTKPAGLKGPSMPKMDFIAELKRKQVQPQVREGKDGALEDIITDLRNTPFRRTDGRRPTQRSDT